Genomic segment of Erythrolamprus reginae isolate rEryReg1 unplaced genomic scaffold, rEryReg1.hap1 H_10, whole genome shotgun sequence:
ACATGTGAATGAAAAAGGCTGGATGGATGAAGAAGGGGTAAAACTATGGTTTGATAATATATGGAGCAGGCGACCAGGTGGACTTATTAAAAAACGTAGTCTACTAGTGTGGGATATGTTCAGGGCTCATTTAACCCCCAGAACCAAGCAAAGGCTTAGAAGACTAAACACAGATGCAGCAGTCATTCCTGCAGGTCTGACATCGTTGGTACAGCCACTGGATGTGTGCCTAAACAAGCCATTTAAGGATCGCATTCGAGAACAGTGGAATGAATGGATGGTTAGTGGCGAAAAGACATTCACAAAAGGAGGAAACATGCGGGCTCCACAGCTGGATGTTTTGTGCCAGTTTGTCATAAAAGCCTGGAATGATATTGATGCAGAAACAGTAATCAGGTCTTTCAAGAAGTGTGGCATATCCAATTCATTAGATGGCATGGAGGATGACTACTTGTGGCAAGATGAAGCCGAAGCTGAGACCACACCATCTGATACGGAATTCAATCCATATGATGACTGCCTTACAGATGTACCACAAGATGTCATTGATGTACTTATGATATCAGATGACGAACAGGAGGATTTTGAAGGCTTCTAAAGGGAAACAGTCACGGCAGAAAAACTTAGCTTGCAGTTATAGGTGTTGCTAACTCGCCAGGGACTTGCCCGGCACTTGCTCTCTCTATTATTTATTATCTTCCTCTTATCATCATCAGTTTCAGTTTGGTTGACAGTCTAGAAAACAAACAGCATGGCAGCTCCCATGGGTTTATTTCAGCTTTAGAGTGAATTATGAAAAGTGTAATCCacttgcactgttttatgtttgatgACAAGCAGTCTTATGTTTTCCTGCTAAGCACCTGCATGTCATAAGCAgttgaattaaaattattatcatattgaaatcaaatctgatggggggttttttcatttttttttttggtgtgcgtcagaagaggggtagtcttatacggcgagtatatctcaaattctatactttaactggaaaagttagggggtcgtcttatacacccagtcgtcttatacgccggaaaatacggtatattaaaaTTAGTTTCAAAAGACTTTTTGTGTTGTGTGTGGTTGTATGTATAGGCAGAAATATCTTGGGACATGAGTATCTGAAAGCTTTACTTTATACTAATATCTATAGAAAGAATCCTTTAGAGCAGAGATGTCAAAACCGCATTGTCACGgcagcatcatgtgatgtattgtgactttttcctccttttctaagCTGGGTGTGGACATGGCCAGTGTGTaatgcatccagcccatgggccacaagtttgacagcccttgtTTAGACTGACTTTCACAGAATATTTTTCCTAGGAAAGCTGTCACTGTAGCCGCTCTTAAATTTTTATAACAAATTATTTTATACCACCAACATCATAGTATTGTTAATCTTTTCAGATATTAAATCTTATCTGGATCTGACTCTACCTCAAAATATCAACTAAGTTAAATTGCTAAAATGTATAATGACTttactaaaaaaaaccttgatgcaaaattattttcataagtgctttattttttatgtttataatatgttttatttgtacTTTTACCTTGATTTTTAGTTTAATGTTTTTGTCATTTGTAAGTTATACTAGGAGTAGAGATTTTGAAAGCAGTGAGCACTTTAAAAtggtgacattttaaaaataatattgtgaCAGTTACAAATAGATCACATATTTTCTTGTtataaacataccatatttttcactccataagacacacttacacacacacacacacgcacgcacgcgcgcacacacacacacacacacaaagtgggtggaaatgtcttatGTGTCTTATGCAGTGAATATTGTATCCAAGACTGTGAAATGTATTATCCCATGGATCCCCAATGATGGACGGTGCCAGTCCTTTGATGAATAGCAGACGGCCTGTGGCGGTGGGGTCCTTTTACGGTGCTTAACCCTACCTCTTCTGTCTttgttattgtatttgtatttgtatttattagatttgtatgccgcccctctccgaagacccggggcgcCTCTTCTGTCTCTTCCACAGTGCAGGAGTCAATAGGCAGAGCTAGCACATGAGAGGATAGCTGTCTGTGGTCCTCTCAGACTCCtcctggtttttttccttcttcttcttgtttttctcctctaaacCTAGGTGCGTCTTATGGTCAGGCGTATCTTGTAGTGCAAAAAACAGGAGAATTATATACATCTGAGAATGAAAACCCAAAGGTTAAATTTGGCAGTACAAAATTTTAAAACGTTTGTATTATAATATATTTGTCTAAACTGCCAGCAATAGACAATCTATAatgaaaaatgaatatttttttcaaacttttttaattagagaattaattttttatCAATGGGCTATTATTGATCCAACAAAAGTTTTATTTTCCATTGTTTTCCAATAACAGATCTGGAAGCTAAATTAAATAGAGGTTTAATCAGGTTTTATTGTACCACTCATATTGTAGGCaacataaaatagaatagataaaAATCTAATCCTAGGATTCATTTTATGATGATGTTTACAAAGCTTGTCAGTTTTATCGAAACTTGTTATCCAAAAGAAAAATACATaactatttatttaaaattttaaataattatttttaaaaaaattaataccaTCTAAAAGTATTACAATTGATATGTAATTTCAGTGGCGTATAATGCTACTGATGAATTATCTTTACAGTAACAATGACAATGTTTTTAATCTGTTATTTTATTTGATCCCTGGAAAATGATCTGAAGTTGagtataaaaaaattaaacaaaatatgtcaaattttctatgaatttccaaCTTTTTTCACTAGCAAGCAATGTTAATATAATAAATTCTGTTTTGATATAAATGATCCATACTTACTTTTCAGTGTAGGatttttggaaactacaaatcattcttttttctttttatagctGCCTAATCATTATGATAATGACTGCCCTACTGCTCCAGTACCATGTACCTATAGTGCGTTTGGATGTCTAGAAAAGGtaatttaaattagttttataTATCCATATGGTTGATCTTACCTAAATATATTGTAATTGATGTAAAATGTATAAAGATTGATCCCACTGTGATTATTTGGTTAGCCCTAAAACAAAGAAAATTTAGGCCGCATCAGGCCACATGCATGTTCCCCCAAATCACAGGCTGCCTTTTTGCAATGCTTTAGAAGGCCTCGTAAGCATTGTGATAAGGCAGTGCGTGATTTGAAGACTTGCATAAGGGCTTCTTACAAGCCTTTGGGCAGTTTCAGAAGGATCATGAGAAACATTGCAcaatttggagaagaacacatACAGTAGTCTTAGAAAGAAGTCATGGCACAACAGTCAGCTGCCTTGCATAGGACTAGGCATACCTCATCAACAGAGAAGGAAGAAAACGGGCTGGGGCTGAAATACAGCCTGGGtggggaaaatatatttattcgggtatacagtggtacctcgtgatacaaaccccacGCCAtatgaacaatccgagatacgaacccggggtttggaaattttttgcctcttcttccgaactttttcaaaagatgacagccgggcggtggggcttctcgacggcctcccgaatgccgaacccggaagttaggaaaagttcgggtttggcgttcaggtttgggaggacgccgagaagccccccggctgtttcaaaaggtgacagccgggcggcagggcttctcagcagccacccgaacccgaacttttgccgaacttccgggttcggcattgggaaaacgctgagaagcgcccggctgtttcaaaaggtgacagccgggcgacggcgtttttttgcatttttttttctttcatgcattaattcattttacattgtttcctatgggaaacaatgtttcgtcttatgaacttttcgccttacgaacctcccccgggaaccaattaggttcgtaagacgagatattacTGTATATGATTGTCAAAATGTAGCCTATTTTTCAATCTAGGCTCTAGGCTGGAAAAAGTCTGTCTTTCCAGAAAATCAGTTCAGAATTCATTTTGATTCTTCCATGGAAAGAGTTACATTTGCAATTGCTAATGTGAAAGTAATTTGCTTTCATTTAGTGGAATTTCCATTTACTGTCTGCTAAGGCTTTTGAGTTTCTTTCCAGtcaacatggtagttttttgttCTGAGTTATTAAtttcttcttttataataatTCATTGTACATAAAATTTGCAGGATGGAGTGGAGGAAAAGGAGATTTCCAATCATGCTTTGAAATATATTTAGCTGCTGAATATTGGATAGCACGTTTAAATTTAAATCTCATATTTATTTCAGAAGAACAAGCTTGTCATCCTGGCTTTATATGACTTTCCACAGCTGGGAGTCTTTTAAATAATATTAGACTATGAAGTCCAAAATTCTAACCAGGGTTCTAACTAGCCACTGGTGATTAGGAATTGTAGCATAACACATTCTGGAGCACTTCTGGTTGAAGTTTAAACTATTCCAAGGTTAAAGTATATATTAATGCAAAAATAAAGCCaactaatataatataaataatcatAATGTCTATATATTTGAtcattgtgtatgtgtgtttgtgtgtaatctCAGTTTACTAATTTATTGGAATGTAAACTTGCAATTATTCTAAAATGGGGATTAACTAATAAGTTCTGGAAAATGTTGGTAAATCAATTCTGTAATCACTatgactttttaaagaaaagggaaTAGCAGCAGAAATGTTTTTACACAATTAagcaaaatatttctggttttagttcattatatgaaaaataaagtgttttaacaatataaaaatgaaaataaaaaaattcaaaaatgttATAATTttgcagactttttaaaaattacataaaattacataaatGTTTTTTGGTTTCTCATCTTAAGCTGCTGTTTTGTAACCTTTATATATTCATATAAGAATGTTTATTCAAatgtttattataaaaataaatatttacaaggAAAAGAGTATACATTGATTATGTTATTCCTGTACTTaagaaaaatattcattttagtCTTCATATTTTGTAATCTATTTGCTCAACTATTAATGTTAAAAAGTTACTGTTAGTATGTCAAGGATTACATTCTTgtcaaatataaattttaaaaacaaagtttaaaaaataCTGCTTACATACAAAATGACATAGTACCAATATTACATTAATTATCAGTAATACTAATGCTACTTACTTAAAATAGTAAATACTACTCAAGCTGAAAATATTTCGTTTTAGGATGTTCATAGGCCTTATCTGCTTCTGACCATTTGAAATTCCTACAATGTTAATAGTTCAGTTCTATATGTTGTGTATCCTTCTTTGTTTCAGCTAATAATAAAGCAGTAAAGCTACTTCTTTTTTAATTCAGTATCTTCCCTTCTTCATTTTTCCTTCATTTTACTCAAAAGAAATAGAGTTGTATTCACTTTTGTCTGATTGCAGATGCAGAGAAATGACTTGGCACGCCACATGCAAGAATATACTCAAGTTCATATGAGAATGATGGCTCAGACTCTTCGGAGTGTCAGTGTTACTACTCCAACTTCCATTAATTTTCCTGGAACTTTACCCTTTGACCCATCACTCTTCTCTCAAGGCATGCCACCTTCGTGTGAGTGTACCCCAGAGGTCCAGAACTTCAAGGAAACTATTCAGCAACTGGAAGGTCGCTTAGTAAGACAAGATCACCAAATtagagaactcattgcaaaaatggaGACACAGCACTCCCACATAGGGGATCTCAAATGCACCATCCGAACTCTAGAGGAAAAAATTGCTGAGATTAGAGGCGAACAATGTAATGGTATTTTCCTGTGGAAAATTGAAAATTTCAGTGCATTCTTGAAAGCTCAGGAAGAAGAAAGACCCGTTGTGATCCATAGTCCAGGTTTCTACACAGGGAAACCAGGATATAAACTTTGCTTGCGTCTTCATATCCAGTTACCAAGCGCTCAACGTTGTGCTAACTACATTTCTCTTTTTGTACACACCATGCAAGGGGACTACGACAGTCATCTCCCTTGGCCTTTCCAAGGCACCATACGTCTATCAATTTTGGATCAGTCTGAAGGATCTCCAAGACACAACCATGAAGAAGTAATGGATACCAAGCCTGAGTTGCTAGCCTTCAAACGTCCTATGGTCCCTCGCAACCCAAAGGGCTTTGGATATGTAACTTTTATGCAGTTGCAAGCCCTAAAACAAAGAACATACATAAAAGATGATATTCTCTTGGTACGCTGCGAAGTTCTAACACGTTTGGACTTAACCAGTCTCCGAAGAGAAGGTTTTCAGCCTCGTAGTACAGATGGAACATCATAGCCTATTGTTCAGTCTTGATTGTTATGTGATTATGAAAACTAaggtttatttaaattatttggctCCTAAGGGGGAACAGCAAATGAAGCTCctgtttcaaaaagaaaaaaaaagtcatgatGTTAATCCAGAGTAGCAAAATTCTGGTAATATTACTTCTTCCTCCTTAGGAATCAAAaggcagcaatataaataaatatgcattttaTGCCTTTTTTTGCTACATGAAAAACTTTCACCTATAGCAGCTGCTTTTCTATCTTATTATGTGAAGAGTCTGCAGAACTGTAAAAGAAGGGTAGGATTCATAAAAATCACAGACATATCTTTGAAGCAGAAGTTAGCCTGCCAGTCTGGAAAAATAGTATGCTTTTTAGGAAAGGGGAAATAATTCTTCTATCATAAGATGAAATAAATATCTAGTGCACTCTGTTGTTCCTTTTGGTGAGCTAGACAACTGACTGACTATTATTAGTAGCTGACATGTGCTAAAAATTGTAATTAAATCAGAGCCACTTACTGTACAGTCAGAAGTAGACCAGATTCTATTGTTATTTGACAGCTAAGCTATAAATGTATTTGTATCTCATAAGTTAAATTGTGAAATATGTATAGATAAGAGACAAATAGATAGCGGAATACCTCAGGGTTCTGTCTTGGGCCCAGAATTCTtcagttttttttttataaattacaTTACTTGGAGAAAAGAATGGAAggggaacttaccaaatttgcaaATAGCACAAAGCTAGGAGGAGACACCTCAGAAAACATGCTCAAGGTTTGAAATGTTTCATTATGCTTGAACAATTTGACTTTATGCAAGTAAATACTATTCAGTGGCAAAAAAACAAGTCAGGTTCTGCACCTaggtggaaaaaaaataagatatacaggtAGAGGATAGACAGTACATGACTTAGCCATAGTattgaaaaagatctcatgaaaAAGATAGTAGACCACAGATTAAGCATGAGCCAGGGAAGAATGCAGAAGAGAACAGTAATGATAAAAGATTTGGAAGGTGATTATTATGAAGAACAGTTTAAAAAACTGGGCTTGTTTAGCCAAAGTAAGAGAAGGGTAATAGGAGATATCATATCAATGATACTAGTCTTCCAGTGCTTGAAGGGCTGTTGCAGTGAGCAGTGAATTTGTTCTGCCTGATGCCTAAATGTAGGACAGAAACAAATGGTGTATTTACCAAAACCATCGGTCCTCCTTCAGTGGAGATTTTTAAGCAAAGGTTGGACAACTACTTGCCTTGGATTATTTGAGGATTCCTACCCTGGGAGGGAAGACTTGGATTATAAAGCCTCTATGCTCCCTTCCAGAGGATTCCAATGATTCCTTTGCTTTCATGAATTGAGTATATAAGCTAATAAATTAGGCCTAAATTGTGAGGTATTATATAACAAAAACCCATTTTAtaaccctgttttccccaaaataagacatcccctgataagaagcccaatcaggcttttgagtgcatgtcaATAAGGCCAAGTACTTATTTTAGGTTTCAAAAAAATatcagacagggtcttatttttgtggAAACATTGTATATACAGGTAGTTTATGACTTAACACTCATCCTCAGTTACCACAGTTGCACCTTTCCTGCAGTCAAATCTTTGCACTTCAAGTGCTTGGCAGCTGTTTCACATTTAGTTGCAATATCTTGTGGTTATGTGCCTGCAATTTCTGACCTTGTCATCATGCCATTTGCACTGCTTAATTCTATCATTTGCcgtgttgcttttttttttgcacttgtGATGATACATTTTAACTGTGATTCTGCTGCAAATGTTAAGACAGTTTTCTTTTTTACCTGGAAACACTGTTGTAATCTGCTAGACCTAAAGGGAATTCCCCTTCTTTTAAAGGTGATTTGGGATAGGCATATATGCTTTCATTTTGCAATGTTTTCAGTTTATTTTGCTGACATATTCAACATAGTTGTTACAGTTCtcaagaatattattatttcttaccTAGCTTCAGATGGGCTGATCTGAGCAAAACTAATATTTTTGCGCATAACAATTTGTATTAATATACTACTTTGGTGCTACTAGTGCTAGTTGGTGTTGACAAGATCATTTTGGTGCATTTTGATAAATACCCGTGTTACATGAGCACAAAAATGTGGAGTCACGACTAAAGTTAACTAACAGATGAATATGTGACTCTgatgtgggggggtgggggcgtaATCAAGGCAGATTTacctttacttttaaaaaaatactgcttTAACTAGTACTAGTGTCAACAGTTAATTGCCCAAAGTCTGCGctagtattccatgagaatatatGAGAGTATACGTGTAGCTCCATGACAGCGCAATCTTTCTTTACGGTTTTATAAGAATACTCTATGTATGGTCTCTGCCTTTCAAACAAATAAAAGCTACACAACAATGAAGCAATCATGGAAAAACACTCAGATTTTGAGTTGATCTCTCAGATTTTGAGGACATGTCAGAACACTGCCTATGAAAAGATGAATGGGGACAAAGCTTATTTGAACCAAACATTTCCCAGCATTTGGGAATGAAATAAAGTATTACTTGGTGCAGTATGAGAGTGTAACACTTAAGCTTACCTTTTTTACAGAATCAAATCTTACCTGGAAGCAAAAAGTTACATTACCTTTTCTAAACTCCCACACCATACAGGCCCTGAAAATGTGCATTATTTCAAATAGTTGCTTGTCTATTCAGGATACAAACTGTTATAAATACTGATTTGTACCATATATTTTTCTATTCTCATGCTTTTTTATGAAAAAGAACAATATAGATTATTCTTTATTTAAACTTGATCTAATTGTAAGGATGTCATTTTTGATGAAGTAATAACTCTTAGTGCgatatatttcatttattatcCAAAAGTAAATGTCACTCATTGGAACTTATTTCTAACTATCTTTTAGTAATCTCAAAAGAAGAATGCTGGCATCTTTAGAT
This window contains:
- the LOC139155336 gene encoding TNF receptor-associated factor 6-like; amino-acid sequence: MSLLHSNTSFEINDQESDCCAAMASACSAGTKEESFTVPINNGTGGTLSNSFMEEIQGYDVEFDPPLESKYECPICLMALREAVQTPCGHRFCKACIVKSIRDAGHKCPIDNEILLENQLFPDNFAKREILSLKVKCPNKGCSQKMELRHLEDHQLHCGFASEKCSQCQGIFQKNQLQEHIKLECPRRQIACPNCAMCMPYEEKKVHDEICLLANVYCEYCNTMLIREQLPNHYDNDCPTAPVPCTYSAFGCLEKMQRNDLARHMQEYTQVHMRMMAQTLRSVSVTTPTSINFPGTLPFDPSLFSQGMPPSCECTPEVQNFKETIQQLEGRLVRQDHQIRELIAKMETQHSHIGDLKCTIRTLEEKIAEIRGEQCNGIFLWKIENFSAFLKAQEEERPVVIHSPGFYTGKPGYKLCLRLHIQLPSAQRCANYISLFVHTMQGDYDSHLPWPFQGTIRLSILDQSEGSPRHNHEEVMDTKPELLAFKRPMVPRNPKGFGYVTFMQLQALKQRTYIKDDILLVRCEVLTRLDLTSLRREGFQPRSTDGTS